Within Flavobacterium pisciphilum, the genomic segment GATACCAACAAAATGATCTTTCAAAAAACAATACGCTATTATCATGTGTAAAACATTTTGCTTTATATGGTGCGCCAGAAGCAGGACGTGATTACAACACAGTAGATATGAGTAAAATAAGAATGTATAATGAGTATTTCCCTCCTTATAAAGCAGCTGTAGATGCAGGTGTAGGTTCAGTTATGGCATCATTTAATGAAGTTGATGGAATCCCAGCAACTGGAAGTAAATGGTTAATGACAGATGTTTTAAGAAAAGAATGGGGTTTTAAAGGATTTGTTGTTACAGATTATACAGGAATTCCAGAAATGATTGACCACGGAATGGGTGATTTGCAAACTGTATCAGCATTAGCTTTAAATGCAGGTGTTGAGATGGATATGGTAGGAGAAGGATTCCTTACTACATTAAAAAAATCATTGGCAGAGAATAAAGTAAGTATGGAACAATTGGATAATGCGGTGCGTCTTATCCTTGAAGCAAAATACGATTTAGGATTGTTTGAAGATCCATATAGATATTGTGATGATAAAAGAGCTAAAACTGAAATTTTCACAACAAGCCATAGAGCCGAAGCAAGAAAAATTGCTTCTCAATCATTGGTTTTATTGAAAAATCAAAATCAGATTTTGCCTTTGAAAAAATCAGGAACTATTGCAGTAATCGGACCATTGGCAGATGCTAAAGAAAACATGCCAGGAACTTGGAGTGTTGCTACAAACATGAATACAGCTATTTCATTATTAACAGGAATCAAAGAAGTTGCAGGTAAATCGACAAAAGTGCTTTATGCAAAAGGAAGTAACTTAGATTACGATGCAGCATTTGAGGAAAAAGCAACAATGTTTGGTAAAACATTACACCGTGATAACAGAACTAAAGAAGAATTACTTGCTGAAGCTTTAAAAGTAGCTAATCAATCGGATGTAATTGTAGCTGCAATTGGAGAATCTGCTGAGATGAGTGGAGAAAGCAGCAGTAGAACTAATTTAGAAATTCCACAAGCGCAAAAAGATTTATTACAAGCATTATTAAAAACAGGAAAACCAGTTGTTTTAGTTTTATTTGATGGTCGTCCATTAGTAATAAAAGAAGAGAACGAAACAGTTCCAGCTATTCTTAATGTTTGGTTTGCAGGAAGTGAAGCAGGATATGCAATTGCAGATGTTTTGTTTGGAGATGAAAATCCTTCAGGAAAATTAACTTCAACATTCCCAAGAAACGTAGGACAAGTGCCTATTTATTATAACCAAAAAAATACAGGAAGACCACTTTTAAACAAAGAAGGGAAATTTGAAAAATTCAGATCAAACTTTATAGATGAAAGAAACGAGCCTTTATTCGCTTTTGGTTATGGATTAAGTTATACAACTTTCGACTATTCAAACTTAAAAATTTCATTTGATAAAATGAATTTCAACGGAAAACTAAATGTTACTGTTGATGTTACAAATACAGGGAATTTTGATGGTAAAGAAGTAGTACAATTGTACATAAGAGATTTAGTAGGTTCAGTTACAAGACCAGTAAGAGAACTTAAAGGTTTCCAAAAAATACACCTTAAAAAAGGTGAAAAACAAACTGTGAATTTTGAAATTTCAGTAGAAGATTTGAAATTTTATAATTCAAATTTAAAATTTATTGCAGAGCCAGGCCAATTCGACATATTCGTAGGTGGAGACTCTAATGCAGACAAGAAAGTTAGTTTTGAGTTAATCAATTAATTGGTTGGTTAGATTGATTCGTGTTTGGCCCTTCGTATTGGTTTCGAAGGGCCTTTTTTTTAACTTAAAATTTATTTTTTAAGATATTTAGTTCTTAGTCAGATATGATAAAACATAGTAGTTTCTAAAGAAACGCTACATCTATTAATTTTTTAGAATAATTATAAACCTTAAAATTTCTATATAATGAATGCTATTAAAATATTCCCTGCATTTTTGATGCTAATGATATTTGTATTTACTTCTTGTAATGTCACAAAAAATGGTATTGTTGCACATCGTGGAGCATGGAAAAAAAATAATTTACCAGAAAACTCAATTGCTGCTCTTAGACACGCTATAGATTTAAAAGCTGTAGGTTCAGAATTTGACGTTGTTATGACAGTCGATGACTCACTTGTGATAAATCATGATCCACATTATAATAACTTAATTGTTGAAGAAACTAAATATGCAGACTTAATCAAGTTTAAACTTTCTAATGGAGAGAAACTACCAACTTTGAGAGAGTATATTATAGAAGGGAAAAAGAATAATAAGCACACTACTTTGGTATGCGAAATAAAACCTTCAGGAGTAAGTAAAGAGAGAGGAAAAAAAATTGCTTTAAAAGCAGTTGAGATAGTTAAAAGTCTTAATGCAGAAAAGATAACTTCATATATCAGTTTTGATTATGAAATACTGAAACAAATTAGAGAAGTAGATTCTAAAACTACATTGCAATATTTGGAAGGAAATAAATCTCCAAAAGAAGTAAAACTAGATAATATAACAGGTGTTGATTATCATTATTCAGTTTTTAGAAAATACCCAAATTGGATTAAAGAAGCAAAGGATAATAAGATAACTTTAAATGTCTGGACAGTTAATGATGTTGTTGATATGGATTGGATTATTGAAAATAATTTTGACTATATCACAACCAATGAACCAGAGTTGTTAAGTGAAAGAATAAAGGTTAAAAAATAGATTTCTTTTAAATCTTATTTGTAAAATTTAAAATGATGAAAAATAGATATAAACTGTATTCAATAGTGCTTTTACTGCTTTTGGTAGGATGTAAAATTCATACATCTGAATCAAAAACTAATCTTTTAGGAAAGACCGAATGGTTTGATCCAAATAAACGGGCATCAACATATTGTAATCCGATAAATATTGGATACAATTACACCACTGAAAATCATAACAGAATTCCTGAATCCCGTCGTTCGAGTGCCGATCCTGTAATTATCACTTATAAAGGGGAATATTATTTATTTGCTACAAATCAAGCAGGATTCTTTTGGAGTAAAGATATGTCTAACTGGGAATTTGTTTACGGAAGTTTTCAAAGACGACCAGCCGACGATGATCAGTGTGCACCAGCAGCTTGGGTAGTAAATGATACCTTATTTTATGTAGGATCCACATGGAAGAAAGATCACCCAGTTTGGAAAACGGCTGATCCAAAATCAGGTAGATGGTTGAGACATGTTGATACAGCAATGTTACCAACTTGGGATCCAGCAATTTTTCAGGATGATGATAAAAAAGTATATATGTACTATGGTTCAAGCGGGAAATTACCACTTGTAGGAACCGAAGTAGATTATAAAACATGGTTACCAGTAGGGAATCAGGCAGATTATGCAAAACTGTATGCAGCAACTGAGGTAGAAGACATTCAGCGTCCGTATGGAGAGATAAAAGAGGTGGTGGGCTTAGATCCTGCAAATCATGGTTGGGAGCGCTTTGGGCCTAATAATGATATGGAACCAGCGCCTTGGGGAGATTTTATTGAGGGAGCTTGGATGACCAAACATAACGGAAAGTATTATATGCAATACGGAGCTCCAGCTACTGAGTTTAAAGGGTATGCCAATGGGGTGCATGTAGGAGACCATCCTTTAGGTCCATTTGTTTACCAAAAACACAACCCGATGTCATATAAACCAGGAGGATTTGTAATAGGAGCAGGGCACGGAAATACGTTTGCTGATAATTATGGTAATTATTGGAATACAGGAACATGCAAAATATCAATAAAAGACCGGTTTGAGCGCCGGATTGATATGTTTCCAGCAGGATTTGATAAAGATGATGTAATGTACTCTATCACATCGTATGGAGATTTTCCAATAGTACTACCAACAAAACAACGAGATCAGACCAAAGGAGCCTCATCAGGATGGATGTTACTTTCGTATAAAAAGCCAGTAACGGTTTCGTCATCAGAAGAATGCATGGAGGTTCAAACGCATAGGGTAGACAATGGAGGAAAAAAAGTATTTGAAAAAATATGTTACGATGCTAAAAATCTGACAGATGAGAATATTCAAACCTATTGGTCTGCAAAAACGAGTAATTCAGGAGAATGGTTGCAACTGGATTTAGGTAGAAAAATGCAAGTAAATGCTTTGCAAATAAACTATGCCGATCATAAAGCGACACAATATAATAAGGCAATGGATATTTATTATCAGTATAAGATATTTATGTCAGATGATGCTATAAATTGGACTTTGGTAGTAGATAAGTCACAGAATGATAAAGATGTACCACATGATTACGTAGAATTAACAAAACCCATTAAGGCTCGTTATATAAAAATGGTAAACATACATAATGCTTCAGGATTGTTTGCTGTGTCAGATTTTAGAGTTTTTGGAAATGGATTATTAGAAAAACCAAAACCAGTTTCAGAATTTAAAGTTGATAGAAGTTCTAAAGATAGCCGTAATGCAATGATACAATGGAAACAACAACCAGATGCAATAGGGTATAATATTTATTATGGAATTACACCTGATAAATTGTACAACAGCATTATGGTTTACGATGAAAGCACTTATGATTTCAGAGGTTTAGACAAAGGAACTAATTACTATTTTACTATTGAAGCTTTTAATGAGAATGGTATTAGTCTGAAAAATGAAATTATTGAAGTTAAATAATTATAGATTCTATTTTTTCAAAAAACGTACAGGAAAATGTAGAAGAGTTACAAAGAAATTTGTTTATTTTTGAAACTAAAACTTTTTTAAGTTAACTAACTTCAAAACGCTATATAACCAATGAAAAAAACATCCTTATTAACCTTATTACTTTTAAGTGGTTTGCTGTCATACGCACAAACACCAGATGAAAAGAATATTAAATTAATTTACAAATCAGCTTTAACAAATTCTAAATGTTATACATGGTTAGAATACCTATCTAATGATATTGGAGGTCGTTTGTCTGGTTCAACAAACGCTGCTGAAGCAGTTCAGTACACAAAAAATCAATTAGAAAGTATTGGTTTAGACAGAGTATATCTTCAAGAAGTAATGGTACCACATTGGGTTCGCGGAGAAAAAGAAACTGCTTATATTTTAAACAATAAAATAAAAACAGAAGTGCCAATTACAGCATTGGGAGGTTCGATTGCTACACCAAAAACAGGAATTACTGCAGAGGTAATCGAAGTAAAAGGGATTAAAGAACTAAATGAACTTGGAGCTAAAGTAAAAGGTAAGATAGTATTCTTTAATAGACCGATGGATCCTGAAAATGTTGAAACCTTTAAATCATACGGAGGTTGTGTAGATCAAAGATATGCTGGAGCAAAAGAAGCAGCTAAATTTGGAGCAGTGGGAACAATTGTACGTTCGATGAATTTAAGACAAGATGATTTTCCACATACTGGAGCGCAAAGTTATGGTGATTTGCCAAAATCAGAATACATACCAACTGCTGCAATAAGTACCAATGGAGCAGATTTATTAAGTAAATCTTTAAAGAGCAATCCAAATTTAACGTTTTACTTCAAACAGTCTTGTGAGACATTACCAGATGTATTGTCGCATAATGTAATTGGAGAATTGAAAGGAACAGAGAATCCAGGAAATATTATGATTGTTGGCGGACATCTTGATTCTTGGGATTTAGCCGACGGTTCACATGATGATGGTGCAGGAGTAGT encodes:
- the bglX gene encoding beta-glucosidase BglX → MKNKLVILFLGCTFLSYAQKKEAKKTVKIKPRTEFVSELMSKMTVDEKIGQLNLPTSGDITTGQANSSNVAKNIEEGKVGGLFNIKSVKKIKEVQRIAVEKSRLKIPLLFGMDVIHGYETTFPIPLGLSCIWDMKLIERSAQIAAKEASADGINWTFSPMVDISRDPRWGRVSEGSGEDPFLGSEIAKAMVNGYQQNDLSKNNTLLSCVKHFALYGAPEAGRDYNTVDMSKIRMYNEYFPPYKAAVDAGVGSVMASFNEVDGIPATGSKWLMTDVLRKEWGFKGFVVTDYTGIPEMIDHGMGDLQTVSALALNAGVEMDMVGEGFLTTLKKSLAENKVSMEQLDNAVRLILEAKYDLGLFEDPYRYCDDKRAKTEIFTTSHRAEARKIASQSLVLLKNQNQILPLKKSGTIAVIGPLADAKENMPGTWSVATNMNTAISLLTGIKEVAGKSTKVLYAKGSNLDYDAAFEEKATMFGKTLHRDNRTKEELLAEALKVANQSDVIVAAIGESAEMSGESSSRTNLEIPQAQKDLLQALLKTGKPVVLVLFDGRPLVIKEENETVPAILNVWFAGSEAGYAIADVLFGDENPSGKLTSTFPRNVGQVPIYYNQKNTGRPLLNKEGKFEKFRSNFIDERNEPLFAFGYGLSYTTFDYSNLKISFDKMNFNGKLNVTVDVTNTGNFDGKEVVQLYIRDLVGSVTRPVRELKGFQKIHLKKGEKQTVNFEISVEDLKFYNSNLKFIAEPGQFDIFVGGDSNADKKVSFELIN
- a CDS encoding glycerophosphodiester phosphodiesterase family protein, whose product is MNAIKIFPAFLMLMIFVFTSCNVTKNGIVAHRGAWKKNNLPENSIAALRHAIDLKAVGSEFDVVMTVDDSLVINHDPHYNNLIVEETKYADLIKFKLSNGEKLPTLREYIIEGKKNNKHTTLVCEIKPSGVSKERGKKIALKAVEIVKSLNAEKITSYISFDYEILKQIREVDSKTTLQYLEGNKSPKEVKLDNITGVDYHYSVFRKYPNWIKEAKDNKITLNVWTVNDVVDMDWIIENNFDYITTNEPELLSERIKVKK
- a CDS encoding discoidin domain-containing protein — encoded protein: MMKNRYKLYSIVLLLLLVGCKIHTSESKTNLLGKTEWFDPNKRASTYCNPINIGYNYTTENHNRIPESRRSSADPVIITYKGEYYLFATNQAGFFWSKDMSNWEFVYGSFQRRPADDDQCAPAAWVVNDTLFYVGSTWKKDHPVWKTADPKSGRWLRHVDTAMLPTWDPAIFQDDDKKVYMYYGSSGKLPLVGTEVDYKTWLPVGNQADYAKLYAATEVEDIQRPYGEIKEVVGLDPANHGWERFGPNNDMEPAPWGDFIEGAWMTKHNGKYYMQYGAPATEFKGYANGVHVGDHPLGPFVYQKHNPMSYKPGGFVIGAGHGNTFADNYGNYWNTGTCKISIKDRFERRIDMFPAGFDKDDVMYSITSYGDFPIVLPTKQRDQTKGASSGWMLLSYKKPVTVSSSEECMEVQTHRVDNGGKKVFEKICYDAKNLTDENIQTYWSAKTSNSGEWLQLDLGRKMQVNALQINYADHKATQYNKAMDIYYQYKIFMSDDAINWTLVVDKSQNDKDVPHDYVELTKPIKARYIKMVNIHNASGLFAVSDFRVFGNGLLEKPKPVSEFKVDRSSKDSRNAMIQWKQQPDAIGYNIYYGITPDKLYNSIMVYDESTYDFRGLDKGTNYYFTIEAFNENGISLKNEIIEVK
- a CDS encoding M20/M25/M40 family metallo-hydrolase, coding for MKKTSLLTLLLLSGLLSYAQTPDEKNIKLIYKSALTNSKCYTWLEYLSNDIGGRLSGSTNAAEAVQYTKNQLESIGLDRVYLQEVMVPHWVRGEKETAYILNNKIKTEVPITALGGSIATPKTGITAEVIEVKGIKELNELGAKVKGKIVFFNRPMDPENVETFKSYGGCVDQRYAGAKEAAKFGAVGTIVRSMNLRQDDFPHTGAQSYGDLPKSEYIPTAAISTNGADLLSKSLKSNPNLTFYFKQSCETLPDVLSHNVIGELKGTENPGNIMIVGGHLDSWDLADGSHDDGAGVVQSMEVIRILKNLGYKPKNTIRVVLFMNEENGGKGGAMYEEMAQKNKENHIFALESDSGGFSPRGFSFETDDENFKKIESYKSLFEPYLVHSFVKGHSGSDIGHLTSKTLVKAGLKPDSQRYFDYHHAANDKFDAINKRELELGAATMASLVYLIDQNGILTK